One stretch of Flavobacterium sp. 9 DNA includes these proteins:
- the rlmD gene encoding 23S rRNA (uracil(1939)-C(5))-methyltransferase RlmD: MGRKNTDKVVFHQIQVLDAGAKGVSVAKAPDGKVIFIPNVVPGDVVDVQTFKKRKAYYEGKAVKFHEFSEHRIEPICDHFGVCGGCKWQNMKYSQQLYYKQNEVKNHLQRIGKVELPEFETILGSEKQFFYRNKMEFSFSNSRWLTEKEIESTEDLGNRNALGFHIPKMWDKILDINKCHLQEDPSNAIRNEIRAFANEHNLAFFNPREHSGLLRTLMIRTASTGEIMVLIQFFENDKKNRELVLDHIYEKFPQITSLQYVVNAKQNDTIYDQDIKLYKGRDYILEEMEGLKFSINAKSFYQTNSDQAYELYKITRDFAGLSGNETVYDLYTGTGTIAQFVSKKAKKVIGVESVPEAILDAKANAERNNITNCEFFVGDMKVVFNESFIAQHGKPDVIITDPPRDGMHKDVIDQILKIAPKKVVYVSCNSATQARDLALMDEKYKVTRVRPVDMFPQTHHVENVVLLELR, encoded by the coding sequence ATGGGAAGAAAAAATACAGACAAAGTTGTCTTTCATCAAATTCAAGTTCTTGATGCTGGAGCAAAAGGAGTATCAGTAGCTAAGGCTCCTGACGGTAAAGTAATCTTTATTCCGAATGTTGTTCCGGGTGATGTAGTTGACGTACAAACTTTCAAAAAAAGAAAAGCCTATTATGAAGGCAAAGCCGTAAAATTTCACGAATTTTCAGAACACCGTATTGAACCAATATGCGATCATTTTGGAGTTTGTGGAGGATGTAAATGGCAAAATATGAAATACAGCCAACAGTTGTATTACAAACAAAATGAAGTAAAAAACCATTTGCAGCGTATAGGAAAGGTTGAACTTCCTGAATTTGAAACTATTTTAGGTTCGGAAAAACAATTTTTCTATAGAAACAAAATGGAATTTTCGTTTTCTAACAGCCGTTGGTTAACCGAAAAAGAAATTGAAAGCACAGAAGATTTAGGAAACAGAAATGCATTAGGATTTCACATTCCTAAAATGTGGGATAAAATTCTGGACATCAACAAATGTCATTTACAGGAAGATCCTTCAAACGCAATCAGAAACGAAATCAGAGCTTTTGCAAACGAGCATAATTTGGCTTTCTTTAATCCTAGAGAACATTCAGGATTATTGAGAACTTTGATGATTCGTACAGCTTCAACTGGCGAAATTATGGTTTTGATTCAGTTTTTCGAAAATGACAAAAAGAACCGCGAGTTGGTTTTAGATCATATTTACGAGAAATTTCCCCAAATTACTTCATTACAATATGTTGTAAATGCAAAACAAAACGATACAATCTACGATCAGGATATCAAACTATATAAAGGTAGAGATTATATTCTGGAAGAAATGGAAGGTTTAAAATTCAGCATCAATGCTAAGTCTTTTTACCAAACCAACTCTGATCAAGCGTATGAATTATACAAAATAACACGTGATTTTGCAGGACTTTCAGGCAACGAAACTGTTTATGATTTATATACCGGAACCGGAACTATTGCGCAATTCGTTTCTAAAAAAGCAAAAAAAGTAATTGGTGTAGAAAGTGTTCCTGAAGCAATTCTGGATGCTAAAGCAAATGCCGAACGCAATAATATAACAAATTGTGAGTTTTTTGTAGGGGATATGAAAGTAGTATTTAACGAAAGTTTTATCGCTCAACACGGCAAACCAGACGTTATTATTACAGATCCGCCAAGAGACGGTATGCATAAAGACGTTATTGATCAAATCTTGAAAATTGCTCCTAAAAAAGTAGTTTATGTAAGTTGTAACTCTGCAACACAAGCACGTGATTTAGCTTTAATGGATGAGAAATACAAGGTAACACGAGTGAGACCGGTTGATATGTTTCCGCAAACGCATCATGTTGAAAATGTTGTACTTTTAGAACTTAGATAA
- a CDS encoding sensor histidine kinase KdpD encodes MFTAITPNATLLTYSIVIIFMKLYHNLSQIGFLRKSYVFKFLFVAFIGIHIPLIGILFFVIFSNHTISPLSILIFALIMTLLATLVTLLVLNQLIKPIVLASKSLDDYRNNRQLSVLPTEYSDEAGLLMCNIQESIYESESFINEKQDLIYMLSHDLKNFAGNPQGLAQLILSEEPSDSIKHLAELICESTNLQFRYIENFIKLLKEQDQIVKVNHDPKNIVFPNILPFINEQLEQRLLDKNIKLSLSLELTEARLKIDEGLLVQVLVNLISNAIKFSYFDSEIKVRMYIQNSNLIITVADKGIGFDKTQIDELFKKFTKMSRLGTANELSTGIGLYLCKKIIERNKGKLSATSEGKNKGAEFKIEFEL; translated from the coding sequence TTGTTTACAGCAATAACCCCAAATGCTACATTGTTAACTTATAGTATTGTTATTATTTTTATGAAGTTGTATCATAATCTTTCACAAATTGGCTTTCTAAGAAAAAGTTATGTGTTTAAATTCCTATTTGTTGCTTTTATAGGTATACATATTCCCTTGATTGGCATTTTGTTCTTTGTGATTTTTTCAAACCATACTATTTCTCCACTTTCCATTTTAATTTTTGCTTTAATAATGACTTTATTGGCGACTTTAGTGACGCTTTTAGTTTTAAATCAGTTAATTAAGCCAATTGTTTTAGCTTCAAAATCTTTAGACGATTATAGAAATAACAGACAATTATCTGTCTTGCCAACAGAATATTCAGATGAAGCCGGATTGTTGATGTGTAATATTCAGGAATCAATCTATGAATCTGAAAGTTTTATAAACGAAAAACAAGATTTGATTTATATGCTTTCTCATGATTTAAAGAACTTTGCCGGAAATCCTCAAGGTTTGGCGCAATTAATTTTGAGCGAAGAACCATCAGATTCTATTAAACATCTGGCAGAATTAATTTGTGAGTCTACAAATTTACAATTCCGATACATCGAAAACTTTATAAAACTTCTAAAAGAACAAGATCAGATCGTGAAAGTAAATCATGATCCAAAGAATATTGTATTCCCTAATATTTTGCCTTTTATAAACGAACAGCTTGAGCAGCGTTTACTTGATAAAAATATTAAATTAAGTTTAAGCTTAGAATTAACCGAAGCAAGACTTAAAATTGACGAAGGTTTATTGGTTCAGGTTTTAGTGAATTTAATAAGCAATGCAATTAAGTTCTCTTATTTTGACAGTGAGATAAAAGTGAGAATGTATATCCAAAATTCAAATTTGATTATAACAGTTGCCGATAAAGGAATTGGTTTTGATAAAACTCAGATTGATGAATTGTTTAAGAAATTCACAAAAATGAGCCGATTAGGAACTGCAAATGAATTATCTACAGGAATTGGATTGTATTTATGCAAAAAAATAATCGAAAGAAATAAAGGTAAATTAAGCGCCACAAGCGAAGGAAAAAACAAGGGCGCTGAATTTAAAATTGAATTTGAGTTGTAG
- a CDS encoding aldo/keto reductase, which produces MLYRKLGKTNFNISEISLGTWQVGGKWGSAFDNKTADELLNTAIDNGVNFIDTADVYENGLSETAVGRVVRSRSERIYVATKCGRHINPHVSEGYQPKVLQKFVEDSLKRMKLETLDLIQLHCPPTEVFYRPEIFELFDRLKEQGKIQNLGVSVEKVEEALKAIEYSNVTTVQIIFNLFRQRPSQLFFSEARKKDIGIIARVPLASGLLTGKFDIKTTFDAQDHRNFNRNGDAFDKGETFSGIDYELGLKAVEKLKALFPETTNLAPIALQWILSFQDISCIIPGASKESHVLSNLSLYDLPKLTPEKIAAMNAIYEEYIKPSVHHLW; this is translated from the coding sequence ATGCTCTACAGAAAACTAGGAAAAACAAACTTCAATATATCTGAAATCTCACTTGGAACCTGGCAAGTTGGCGGAAAATGGGGATCTGCGTTTGACAATAAAACCGCAGACGAACTTTTGAATACCGCAATTGACAATGGTGTGAATTTTATCGATACTGCCGATGTTTACGAAAATGGATTAAGCGAAACTGCCGTTGGAAGAGTTGTTCGTTCGCGATCTGAACGTATTTATGTTGCTACAAAATGTGGCCGACACATTAACCCACATGTTAGTGAAGGTTATCAGCCAAAAGTACTTCAGAAATTCGTTGAAGACAGTTTGAAACGAATGAAATTAGAAACCCTGGATTTGATTCAGTTGCACTGTCCTCCTACTGAAGTTTTTTATCGTCCTGAGATTTTCGAACTATTTGACCGATTAAAAGAACAAGGCAAAATCCAGAATCTTGGCGTAAGTGTTGAGAAAGTTGAAGAAGCTTTAAAAGCAATTGAATATTCGAATGTAACAACGGTTCAGATTATTTTCAATTTATTCCGTCAGCGCCCTTCTCAATTATTTTTCTCTGAAGCCAGAAAAAAAGATATTGGAATCATTGCGAGAGTTCCTTTAGCAAGCGGACTTTTAACGGGTAAATTTGATATAAAAACCACTTTTGACGCTCAAGATCACCGAAATTTCAATAGAAATGGTGACGCTTTTGATAAAGGCGAGACTTTTTCTGGTATTGATTATGAATTAGGCTTAAAAGCTGTAGAAAAACTAAAAGCATTATTTCCGGAAACAACAAATCTTGCTCCAATCGCGCTTCAGTGGATTTTGAGTTTTCAAGATATCAGTTGTATTATTCCCGGCGCTTCAAAAGAAAGTCACGTTTTATCGAATTTATCTCTTTATGATTTACCAAAATTAACTCCTGAGAAAATCGCAGCCATGAATGCCATTTACGAAGAATATATAAAACCTTCTGTGCATCACCTATGGTAA
- the cysM gene encoding cysteine synthase CysM — translation MGPQKLLNLIGNTPLMETVNLVKNKNVKLLLKLEGNNPGGSVKDRAAYNMIASALERGDIKKGDKLIEATSGNTGIALAMIAQLFQIEIELVLPEDSTKERTQTMRAYGATVILTPASEGIIGSRDYADKKVAEGGYLMLNQFANDDNWKAHYKTTGPEIWNDTDGTVTHFVSAMGTTGTIIGTSTYLKEKNPAIQIIGAQPSDGSQIPGIRKWPQEYLPKIFDASKVDTVIDVSEDDAREMTKRLALEEGVFAGMSSGGSVAVALKIAEQLESGVIVAVICDRGDRYLSSDLFD, via the coding sequence ATGGGTCCACAGAAATTGCTTAACCTAATTGGAAATACTCCATTGATGGAAACTGTCAATTTGGTTAAAAATAAAAACGTAAAACTTTTACTGAAGCTTGAAGGAAATAATCCTGGCGGAAGCGTAAAAGACAGAGCTGCATACAACATGATCGCTTCGGCACTTGAAAGAGGCGATATTAAAAAAGGAGATAAACTAATTGAAGCTACAAGTGGTAACACCGGAATTGCTCTGGCAATGATTGCACAATTGTTTCAAATAGAAATAGAATTGGTTCTTCCGGAAGATTCGACAAAAGAGCGTACCCAAACAATGCGTGCTTATGGCGCTACAGTAATTTTAACGCCTGCTAGCGAAGGAATTATTGGTTCAAGGGATTATGCCGACAAAAAAGTTGCAGAAGGCGGTTATTTGATGCTAAATCAGTTTGCAAATGATGACAACTGGAAAGCACATTATAAAACCACTGGCCCTGAAATCTGGAATGACACTGACGGAACGGTTACCCACTTTGTTTCGGCAATGGGAACTACAGGAACAATCATTGGAACTTCGACTTATTTAAAAGAAAAAAATCCTGCTATTCAAATCATTGGTGCGCAACCAAGTGACGGATCTCAAATTCCTGGAATCCGCAAATGGCCACAAGAATATTTACCTAAAATTTTTGATGCTTCAAAAGTTGATACCGTTATCGATGTAAGCGAAGATGACGCCAGAGAGATGACTAAAAGATTAGCGCTCGAAGAAGGTGTTTTTGCAGGAATGAGCAGCGGTGGTTCAGTAGCAGTAGCTCTTAAAATTGCCGAACAATTAGAATCCGGTGTTATCGTTGCCGTTATCTGCGATCGCGGTGATCGTTATTTATCTTCGGATTTATTTGACTAG
- the epsC gene encoding serine O-acetyltransferase EpsC: MTKDSIIQNIKALKSHSNINYGIKTKTEDFTEKLFYTLFDSNAALDESIDELEIRFKEIAVLACKKPENLCESIWDRFLEKLPIVLEKLNEDAAYILENDPASNSIDEVYLAYPGFYAIAIYRLSHELYNLDLLLFSRLMSEYAHRITGTDIHAGAKIASPFFIDHATGIVIGETSVIKKHVKIYQGVTLGALSVSKEMKNAKRHPTVEANVCIYANATILGGETIIGKNSIVGGNAWITKSIPEDSVVLNTTTTEVKIKEKK, encoded by the coding sequence GTGACTAAAGACAGTATCATACAAAATATAAAAGCTCTAAAAAGCCATTCAAACATAAATTACGGGATCAAAACCAAAACAGAAGATTTTACAGAGAAACTTTTCTATACCCTTTTTGATTCGAATGCAGCTTTAGATGAAAGCATCGACGAACTCGAAATTCGTTTTAAAGAGATTGCTGTTCTCGCTTGCAAAAAACCGGAAAACTTATGCGAATCTATTTGGGATCGCTTTCTGGAAAAATTACCAATTGTCTTAGAAAAACTAAATGAAGATGCTGCTTATATTCTGGAAAATGATCCTGCATCAAACAGTATCGACGAAGTTTATTTGGCATATCCCGGTTTTTACGCCATTGCAATTTACAGATTAAGCCATGAACTTTATAATCTGGATTTATTACTATTCTCGAGATTAATGAGCGAATATGCGCATAGAATTACCGGAACTGATATTCATGCAGGCGCCAAAATTGCTTCACCATTTTTTATCGATCACGCAACCGGAATCGTTATTGGCGAAACGAGCGTGATTAAAAAACATGTCAAAATTTATCAAGGTGTAACTTTGGGCGCATTAAGCGTAAGCAAAGAAATGAAAAATGCCAAAAGACATCCAACGGTAGAAGCGAATGTTTGCATTTATGCCAATGCAACGATTTTGGGCGGCGAAACCATTATTGGAAAAAACAGCATTGTTGGAGGAAACGCCTGGATTACCAAATCAATTCCCGAAGATTCTGTCGTTCTGAATACTACTACAACTGAAGTTAAAATAAAAGAAAAGAAATAA
- a CDS encoding DUF1003 domain-containing protein — protein MKNNSTFKSAISNLEFPESEKIYGKSIHDPILGLIIKDHPSFCDDDCIGVKELNEYRQQYVSGYLSTEIGALSDLEKSVIASLKEDKSIVSIVEDEQEARSFGQRIADQVADFGGSWTFIISFLLFIIVWIGANVYILVNKGFDPYPFILLNLILSCIAALQAPVIMMSQNRQEEKDRNRAKKDYMINLKSELEIRMIHDKIDHMIMHQQQELIEIQKVQIEMMNDILNQIKK, from the coding sequence ATGAAAAATAATTCAACTTTTAAGAGCGCTATTTCTAATCTTGAATTTCCGGAAAGTGAGAAAATTTATGGAAAATCGATACACGATCCTATTTTAGGATTAATTATAAAAGATCATCCTTCTTTTTGCGACGATGATTGTATTGGAGTTAAAGAATTAAATGAATATCGTCAGCAATATGTTTCGGGTTATTTGTCTACCGAAATCGGAGCACTTTCGGATCTTGAAAAAAGTGTTATTGCCTCTTTAAAAGAAGATAAATCAATCGTAAGTATTGTAGAAGACGAACAGGAAGCCAGAAGTTTTGGTCAAAGAATAGCGGATCAGGTGGCAGATTTTGGCGGAAGCTGGACGTTTATTATTTCGTTTTTGCTTTTTATAATTGTTTGGATTGGTGCCAATGTTTATATTTTGGTGAATAAAGGTTTTGATCCATATCCGTTTATTTTGCTGAATTTAATTTTGTCTTGTATTGCAGCTTTGCAAGCTCCGGTAATTATGATGAGTCAAAATCGTCAGGAAGAAAAAGACAGAAACAGAGCCAAAAAAGATTATATGATTAACCTGAAATCTGAATTAGAAATTAGAATGATTCATGATAAAATTGATCACATGATTATGCATCAGCAACAAGAATTAATCGAAATTCAGAAAGTGCAAATCGAAATGATGAATGATATTCTGAACCAAATAAAGAAATAG
- a CDS encoding DUF2752 domain-containing protein, producing the protein MIPCLFKTLFGFECLGCGFQRALFLLFQGEFLAAFKMYPAVFTTLLFFAFVALYFLDKSRNYKKLVWNMALVNLVFMLGGYYYKHFYL; encoded by the coding sequence ATGATCCCTTGCTTATTCAAAACACTCTTTGGTTTCGAGTGTTTAGGATGTGGTTTTCAGCGCGCATTATTCTTACTTTTTCAAGGTGAGTTTTTGGCCGCTTTCAAGATGTATCCGGCTGTCTTTACTACCCTTTTATTTTTTGCTTTTGTAGCTTTATATTTTTTAGACAAATCAAGAAATTACAAAAAATTGGTTTGGAATATGGCACTCGTAAATCTCGTTTTTATGCTTGGAGGATATTACTACAAACACTTTTATCTTTAA
- a CDS encoding Smr/MutS family protein — protein sequence MLTKGDKVSVLDEAINGTVISVKNNEVLIETEDGFMMTFFVNELLKIQDSSNLMNSIKRINLEEITKEKTEQKARSFVKEKKDKREIAAPEFDLHIEKLVPNKRGMSNYDILTLQTETAKRHIEFAIRNRIPKIVFIHGVGEGILKAELDFLLGRYDGIDFQDANYQKYGLGATEVYFRQNNK from the coding sequence ATGTTGACTAAAGGAGATAAGGTTTCGGTTTTGGACGAAGCTATAAACGGAACGGTGATTTCGGTTAAAAACAATGAAGTTTTGATCGAAACTGAGGATGGATTTATGATGACATTTTTTGTCAACGAATTGCTTAAAATTCAGGATTCCAGTAATTTAATGAATTCTATTAAAAGGATTAATTTAGAAGAGATTACAAAAGAGAAAACAGAGCAAAAAGCAAGGAGTTTTGTAAAAGAAAAGAAAGATAAACGCGAAATTGCGGCTCCGGAATTTGATTTGCATATCGAAAAACTGGTTCCAAATAAACGCGGAATGTCTAATTATGATATTCTGACTTTGCAGACTGAAACTGCCAAAAGACACATTGAGTTTGCGATTAGAAATCGCATTCCTAAAATTGTTTTTATTCACGGTGTTGGCGAAGGAATTTTGAAAGCCGAACTTGATTTTTTATTAGGTCGTTACGACGGAATAGATTTTCAGGATGCTAATTATCAAAAATATGGTTTGGGTGCAACCGAAGTTTATTTTAGACAAAACAACAAATAA
- a CDS encoding cysteine desulfurase family protein: MKKVYLDNASTTAMRPEVIQEMTKVMTEDFGNPSSTHSFGRNGKTVLELSRKSIAKHLNCSAQEIIFTSGGTEADNWILRSAVEDLKVERIITTKIEHHAVLYATLALQSDYNIQVDYVKINPDGSIDLTHLSNLLSDEKKTIVSLMHVNNETGTILDLDRVAVICKQYNALFHSDTVQSVGKTEIDLQKTSVDFIVASAHKFHGPKGVGFAFVRKNSGLQPLIFGGEQEKGLRAGTEAVHQIAGMAKALSLSYENLDSERKYITDLKMYLIEQLEIHFPGFRINGKKDDFYNIINIILPFSSDKTSMLLFSLDMKGIAVSRGSACQSGSIKPSHVLKEMLSETDLKLPNLRISFSHYNTKEDIDWLIESLKSV; encoded by the coding sequence ATGAAAAAAGTATATCTCGACAACGCCTCTACGACCGCTATGCGCCCTGAAGTTATTCAGGAAATGACTAAAGTTATGACAGAAGATTTTGGAAATCCGTCTTCTACACATAGCTTTGGACGCAATGGAAAAACTGTTTTAGAACTTTCAAGAAAAAGTATTGCCAAGCATTTAAATTGTTCTGCACAGGAAATTATTTTTACTTCGGGAGGAACCGAAGCGGATAACTGGATACTTCGCTCTGCGGTTGAAGATCTTAAGGTAGAGAGAATCATTACTACAAAAATTGAACATCACGCGGTATTGTATGCAACTTTGGCATTACAATCTGATTACAATATTCAGGTTGATTATGTCAAAATTAACCCTGACGGAAGTATCGATTTGACTCATTTGTCTAATTTATTGTCAGATGAAAAAAAGACGATTGTTAGTTTAATGCATGTAAATAACGAAACCGGAACTATTTTAGATTTAGATAGAGTTGCTGTTATTTGCAAGCAATATAATGCTTTGTTTCACTCTGATACGGTGCAATCTGTAGGGAAAACAGAAATCGATTTGCAAAAGACTTCTGTAGACTTTATTGTGGCAAGTGCGCATAAATTTCACGGTCCAAAAGGAGTTGGTTTTGCTTTTGTTCGAAAAAATTCTGGTTTGCAGCCTTTAATTTTTGGAGGAGAGCAGGAAAAAGGACTTCGCGCAGGAACCGAAGCTGTGCATCAAATTGCCGGAATGGCAAAAGCATTGTCGCTATCGTATGAAAATTTAGATAGCGAGAGAAAATACATTACAGACTTAAAAATGTATCTGATTGAGCAATTAGAAATTCATTTTCCTGGTTTTAGAATCAACGGAAAAAAAGACGATTTCTATAATATCATCAATATAATTCTTCCGTTTTCTTCCGATAAAACTTCTATGCTTTTGTTTAGTCTGGATATGAAAGGAATTGCAGTTTCAAGAGGAAGCGCCTGTCAATCCGGAAGTATAAAACCATCGCATGTATTGAAAGAAATGTTATCGGAGACTGATTTAAAATTACCAAATCTCCGAATTTCATTTAGTCATTATAACACAAAAGAGGATATCGATTGGTTGATTGAGAGTCTTAAAAGTGTTTAA
- a CDS encoding L-threonylcarbamoyladenylate synthase, protein MNQDINTEIHNAYEVIKEGGIILYPTDTVWGIGCDATNPEAVAKIYKLKQRAETQSMIVLMNGEKMMYNVFKNIPEVAWQILDLSEKPTTLILDEPRNVAKNIIAADNSLAVRIVKEPFCFKLLERMKKPLVSTSANISGQPTPIAFKDINPEIIKGVDYVVKLNQDRIGGKPSTIIKLTNDSQVKVIRK, encoded by the coding sequence ATGAATCAAGATATAAATACTGAAATCCATAACGCTTACGAAGTCATTAAAGAAGGCGGAATCATTCTGTATCCTACTGATACCGTTTGGGGAATTGGCTGTGACGCTACAAATCCAGAAGCTGTTGCCAAAATATACAAATTGAAACAACGTGCCGAAACTCAAAGCATGATTGTATTAATGAACGGGGAAAAAATGATGTATAATGTTTTCAAAAACATTCCTGAAGTTGCATGGCAAATTTTAGATTTATCTGAAAAACCAACGACTTTAATTTTAGACGAACCAAGAAATGTAGCCAAAAACATTATCGCTGCAGATAATTCTCTTGCTGTTCGTATTGTAAAAGAACCATTTTGCTTTAAATTATTAGAGCGAATGAAAAAACCTTTAGTTTCAACTTCGGCTAATATTTCAGGACAACCTACACCAATTGCTTTCAAAGATATTAATCCCGAAATCATAAAAGGTGTTGATTACGTAGTAAAACTAAATCAGGATAGAATTGGAGGAAAACCATCGACAATTATCAAATTAACAAACGATTCACAGGTTAAAGTTATTAGAAAGTAA
- a CDS encoding DegT/DnrJ/EryC1/StrS aminotransferase family protein, which translates to MIPVTKTFLPPQEEYNSFLKRAWDKAWLTNRGELTIELEDKLKKHLDVSHLIITNNGTIPIQIALKLFGKGGEIITTPFSYVATSAAIVWENCTPVFVDINSEYLTIDETKIESAITPKTTAILATHVFGNPCHIEAIESIAKKYNLKVIYDAAHSFGVKYNNKSVFNFGDVSTCSFHATKLFHTGEGGAMFCNNDDIYHQLFYSHNFGHNGPLEFHGLGINAKISELQSAMGLAVFPYMNHIITERKKVVDFYSENLNFKTVSTIKIRENTEWNYSYYPLIFNSEATLLKVQEALLKENILPRRYFYPSLNTIDYVKGAEMPISESIASRIVCLPLYVGLSKETLEKITQIINTLTA; encoded by the coding sequence ATGATTCCCGTTACCAAAACTTTTTTACCTCCACAAGAAGAATACAATTCTTTTCTAAAACGTGCTTGGGACAAAGCTTGGCTCACAAATCGTGGCGAACTTACAATAGAATTAGAAGATAAGCTAAAAAAACATCTTGATGTTTCTCACCTTATAATTACTAATAACGGTACAATTCCTATTCAAATTGCCTTAAAGCTATTTGGTAAAGGCGGAGAAATTATCACAACTCCTTTTTCTTATGTGGCTACTTCGGCTGCAATTGTGTGGGAAAATTGCACACCTGTTTTTGTCGATATTAATTCAGAATATCTAACTATTGATGAAACCAAAATTGAAAGTGCAATAACGCCAAAAACAACGGCAATATTAGCAACTCACGTTTTTGGAAATCCATGTCACATTGAAGCTATTGAAAGTATTGCTAAAAAATACAATCTAAAAGTGATTTATGATGCCGCACATTCTTTTGGCGTTAAATACAACAACAAGTCTGTATTTAATTTTGGAGATGTCAGCACCTGTAGTTTTCACGCAACAAAATTATTTCACACCGGAGAAGGTGGTGCAATGTTTTGCAACAATGACGATATTTATCATCAATTGTTTTACAGTCATAATTTTGGACATAACGGACCTTTGGAATTTCATGGATTAGGAATTAACGCTAAAATTTCTGAGCTTCAATCAGCAATGGGTCTTGCAGTTTTTCCTTATATGAATCATATTATTACAGAAAGAAAAAAAGTAGTTGATTTTTATAGTGAAAATTTAAACTTTAAAACGGTAAGCACTATAAAAATAAGAGAAAATACGGAGTGGAATTACAGCTATTATCCTTTAATTTTTAACTCAGAAGCTACTTTATTAAAAGTTCAGGAGGCTTTATTAAAAGAAAACATTCTGCCAAGACGTTACTTTTATCCTTCCTTAAATACGATCGACTATGTAAAAGGAGCTGAAATGCCAATATCAGAATCTATTGCATCACGAATAGTCTGTTTACCTCTTTATGTAGGTCTTTCAAAAGAAACACTGGAAAAAATAACTCAAATTATAAATACGCTAACAGCATAA
- a CDS encoding phosphopantetheine-binding protein, which produces MEINTFLRNFADILDDTDAALIKQETVFRDLEEWDSLTALSLIAMADEEYSVKLTGDDIKSSTSINDIFEIIKNKG; this is translated from the coding sequence ATGGAAATCAACACTTTTTTGCGAAATTTTGCAGATATTTTAGATGATACAGATGCCGCATTAATTAAACAAGAAACTGTTTTTAGAGATTTGGAAGAATGGGATTCATTAACAGCATTATCATTAATTGCTATGGCTGATGAAGAATACTCGGTAAAATTAACGGGAGATGATATTAAATCTTCTACTTCAATAAATGATATCTTCGAAATAATTAAAAATAAAGGATAA